In one Myxocyprinus asiaticus isolate MX2 ecotype Aquarium Trade chromosome 29, UBuf_Myxa_2, whole genome shotgun sequence genomic region, the following are encoded:
- the LOC127420519 gene encoding band 4.1-like protein 1 isoform X5 has product MSERGSALKNTADEDRRGHMDHDSKMSDEHRDTDDSSEKTPSRMSRSPQKSSKRPKTVPVKVILLDGSAYETGVEKLCKGQVLLDMVCEHLNLLEKDYFGLNFSDTESQKNWLDPSKEIKKQIRVGPWHFSFAVKFYPPDPSQLIEDITRYYLCLQLREDILSGCLPCSFVTHALLGSYAVQAELGDYDPEEHGPDYINEFRFAPNQTRELEERVVELHRTYRGMSPAEAEINFLENAKKLSMYGVDLHHAKDSEGIDIMLGVCASGLLIYRDRLRINRFAWPKILKISYKRSNFYIKIRPGEVEKKYEQFESTIGFKLPNHRASKRLWKVCIEHHTFFRLVSPEPPPKGFLVIGSKFRYSGRTQAQTRQASALIDRPAPQFERSVSRRYLLSRSIDGESALGDTMDHLSQHTSCEPVHSLSRDELDQDYLEHSLDQDLDQDQVYEQAEYERPESAFTPKTVELKREEAGSPVDSKTELDQDLAPRPNKEQFLDKPEDVLQKHQASINELKRALREPNSKLVHREKRLSGASPGSTPEKNSREPWERRLGSVSEDDPDPETLYLKETHLGIERKCSSITVSSTSSLEAEVDFTVLMDFQTGIEEFSRGMTELGEKDFSPEFGFSDQSTHPAFILGADPIFLPEERPVEVQRPVQKPKPVVEQKTSEERKPEPYVPKKAPRSVKAAKALRKDSTEQANAQSMRRESSESPPIHSLSRESSEIIATQALRKTEVKIETQPNGSEVTTTIMEIAEPDHGMSSMREAVYSMTERVSPVNLGTLTREGSGSPLIVTENVTSATTTHVTKTVKGGYSETRIEKRIIITGDDDVDQDQALAMAIKEAKQQHPDMLVTKAVVVRETESSTQDSHEELKS; this is encoded by the exons AAGCTCTGCAAAGGGCAAGTGTTACTGGATATGGTGTGTGAACATCTCAATCTCTTGGAGAAGGACTACTTTGGCCTAAACTTCAGTGACACAGAGAGCCAAAAG AATTGGCTGGATCCTTCAAAAGAGATCAAGAAACAAATCCGTG TGGGTCCCTGGCATTTCTCCTTTGCGGTCAAGTTCTATCCTCCTGATCCCTCTCAGCTGATTGAAGACATCACACG GTATTACCTGTGTCTACAGCTGAGGGAGGACATACTGTCAGGTTGTTTGCCCTGCTCGTTTGTCACTCATGCTCTGCTAGGCTCCTACGCTGTTCAGGCTGAGCTTGGAGACTATGACCCAGAGGAACATGGGCCAGATTACATCAATGAGTTCCGCTTTGCCCCCAATCAGACCCGGGAGCTGGAGGAGAGGGTGGTGGAGCTTCACCGCACCTATAG GGGCATGAGTCCTGCAGAAGCTGAGATCAACTTCCTGGAGAATGCCAAGAAGCTCTCCATGTATGGCGTTGATCTCCATCATGCTAAG gacTCTGAAGGCATTGACATCATGCTGGGCGTGTGTGCCAGTGGCCTTTTGATCTACAGAGATCGGCTGCGTATCAACCGTTTTGCCTGGCCTAAGATCCTTAAAATCTCCTACAAGAGAAGCAACTTCTATATCAAGATCCGCCCTGGAGAGGTAGAGAAAAAG TATGAGCAGTTTGAGAGCACCATTGGCTTCAAGCTGCCCAACCACCGTGCCTCTAAGCGCTTGTGGAAGGTCTGCATTGAACACCACACCTTTTTCAG GTTGGTCTCTCCTGAGCCTCCACCCAAAGGGTTTCTAGTGATTGGCTCAAAGTTTCGCTACAGTGGGCGGACCCAAGCCCAGACTCGTCAAGCCAGTGCTTTGATTGACAGGCCAGCTCCTCAATTTGAACGATCGGTCAGTAGGAGGTACCTGCTGTCCCGCAGCATAGATGGAG AGTCTGCTTTAGGAGACACTATGGACCACCTCTCCCAGCACACCTCTTGTGAGCCTGTACACAGTCTTTCCAGAGATGAGCTGGACCAGGACTACCTGGAGCACAGTCTGGATCAGGACCTGGACCAAGATCAGGTTTACGAACAAGCTGAATATGAGCGTCCAGAGAGTGCCTTCACTCCTAAGACTGTGGAGCTCAAG AGGGAGGAGGCTGGCTCTCCTGTAGACTCAAAGACAGAG TTGGACCAGGACTTGGCCCCGCGTCCTAATAAGGAG CAGTTCCTGGATAAACCAGAGGATGTGTTGCAGAAACATCAAGCCAGTATCAACGAGCTGAAAAGAGCGCTCAGAGAGCCCAACAGCAAACTGGTCCACAGAGAGAAACGTCTCTCTGGAGCTTCACCAGGAAGCACTCCAGAGAAAAATTCT AgagagccctgggagagacgttTGGGATCGGTGTCAGAAGACGACCCTGATCCGGAGACTCTGTACCTGAAGGAGACCCACCTGGGCATTGAGCGTAAATGCTCGAGTATCACTGTTAGCTCAACGTCCAGCCTGGAGGCTGAGGTGGATTTCACTGTCCTAATGGACTTCCAAACTGGCATCGAGGAATTTTCCAGAGGCATGACTGAGCTAGGAGAGAAAGACTTCTCACCTGAGTTTGGCTTCTCTGACCAGTCCACCCATCCAGCATTTATACTGGGAGCAGATCCTATCTTCCTACCTGAAGAGAGACCTGTGGAAGTACAGAGGCCCGTGCAGAAACCAAAGCCTGTTGTAGAACAGAAGACCTCGGAGGAACGTAAACCAGAG CCTTATGTACCCAAGAAAGCTCCACGGTCAGTGAAAGCTGCCAAAGCCCTGAGGAAAGACTCGACAGAACAAGCTAATGCCCAGTCAATGAGACGTGAGAGCTCAGAATCACCTCCGATTCATTCTCTCAGCAGAGAGAGCAGTGAAATCATTGCCACCCAGGCTCTGAGGAAAACCGAGGTCAAGATTGAAACACAGCCCAATGGCTCTGAGGTTACCACGACCATTATGGAGATTGCAGAACCG GATCATGGTATGAGCAGCATGCGAGAGGCTGTGTACTCCATGACAGAGAGAGTCTCTCCT GTGAATCTCGGAACATTAACAAGAGAGGGTTCTGGTTCTCCTTTAATTGTGACAGAGAATGTAACATCAGCCACTACAACTCATGTTACTAAG acggtAAAAGGAGGGTACTCAGAGACAAGAATTGAAAAGAGGATTATCATTACTGGTGATGATGATGTCGATCAAGATCAG GCGCTTGCCATGGCAATAAAAGAAGCCAAGCAACAGCACCCTGACATGTTGGTAACCAAGGCTGTAGTTGTCAGGGAAACAGAATCTTCCACTCAAGACTCACATGAGGAATTGAAG TCCTGA
- the LOC127420519 gene encoding band 4.1-like protein 1 isoform X4: protein MSERGSALKNTADEDRRGHMDHDSKMSDEHRDTDDSSEKTPSRMSRSPQKSSKRPKTVPVKVILLDGSAYETGVEKLCKGQVLLDMVCEHLNLLEKDYFGLNFSDTESQKNWLDPSKEIKKQIRVGPWHFSFAVKFYPPDPSQLIEDITRYYLCLQLREDILSGCLPCSFVTHALLGSYAVQAELGDYDPEEHGPDYINEFRFAPNQTRELEERVVELHRTYRGMSPAEAEINFLENAKKLSMYGVDLHHAKDSEGIDIMLGVCASGLLIYRDRLRINRFAWPKILKISYKRSNFYIKIRPGEVEKKYEQFESTIGFKLPNHRASKRLWKVCIEHHTFFRLVSPEPPPKGFLVIGSKFRYSGRTQAQTRQASALIDRPAPQFERSVSRRYLLSRSIDGESALGDTMDHLSQHTSCEPVHSLSRDELDQDYLEHSLDQDLDQDQVYEQAEYERPESAFTPKTVELKREEAGSPVDSKTEQFLDKPEDVLQKHQASINELKRALREPNSKLVHREKRLSGASPGSTPEKNSEPLLTPAIHAEPQEEAQREPWERRLGSVSEDDPDPETLYLKETHLGIERKCSSITVSSTSSLEAEVDFTVLMDFQTGIEEFSRGMTELGEKDFSPEFGFSDQSTHPAFILGADPIFLPEERPVEVQRPVQKPKPVVEQKTSEERKPEPYVPKKAPRSVKAAKALRKDSTEQANAQSMRRESSESPPIHSLSRESSEIIATQALRKTEVKIETQPNGSEVTTTIMEIAEPDHGMSSMREAVYSMTERVSPVNLGTLTREGSGSPLIVTENVTSATTTHVTKTVKGGYSETRIEKRIIITGDDDVDQDQALAMAIKEAKQQHPDMLVTKAVVVRETESSTQDSHEELKS, encoded by the exons AAGCTCTGCAAAGGGCAAGTGTTACTGGATATGGTGTGTGAACATCTCAATCTCTTGGAGAAGGACTACTTTGGCCTAAACTTCAGTGACACAGAGAGCCAAAAG AATTGGCTGGATCCTTCAAAAGAGATCAAGAAACAAATCCGTG TGGGTCCCTGGCATTTCTCCTTTGCGGTCAAGTTCTATCCTCCTGATCCCTCTCAGCTGATTGAAGACATCACACG GTATTACCTGTGTCTACAGCTGAGGGAGGACATACTGTCAGGTTGTTTGCCCTGCTCGTTTGTCACTCATGCTCTGCTAGGCTCCTACGCTGTTCAGGCTGAGCTTGGAGACTATGACCCAGAGGAACATGGGCCAGATTACATCAATGAGTTCCGCTTTGCCCCCAATCAGACCCGGGAGCTGGAGGAGAGGGTGGTGGAGCTTCACCGCACCTATAG GGGCATGAGTCCTGCAGAAGCTGAGATCAACTTCCTGGAGAATGCCAAGAAGCTCTCCATGTATGGCGTTGATCTCCATCATGCTAAG gacTCTGAAGGCATTGACATCATGCTGGGCGTGTGTGCCAGTGGCCTTTTGATCTACAGAGATCGGCTGCGTATCAACCGTTTTGCCTGGCCTAAGATCCTTAAAATCTCCTACAAGAGAAGCAACTTCTATATCAAGATCCGCCCTGGAGAGGTAGAGAAAAAG TATGAGCAGTTTGAGAGCACCATTGGCTTCAAGCTGCCCAACCACCGTGCCTCTAAGCGCTTGTGGAAGGTCTGCATTGAACACCACACCTTTTTCAG GTTGGTCTCTCCTGAGCCTCCACCCAAAGGGTTTCTAGTGATTGGCTCAAAGTTTCGCTACAGTGGGCGGACCCAAGCCCAGACTCGTCAAGCCAGTGCTTTGATTGACAGGCCAGCTCCTCAATTTGAACGATCGGTCAGTAGGAGGTACCTGCTGTCCCGCAGCATAGATGGAG AGTCTGCTTTAGGAGACACTATGGACCACCTCTCCCAGCACACCTCTTGTGAGCCTGTACACAGTCTTTCCAGAGATGAGCTGGACCAGGACTACCTGGAGCACAGTCTGGATCAGGACCTGGACCAAGATCAGGTTTACGAACAAGCTGAATATGAGCGTCCAGAGAGTGCCTTCACTCCTAAGACTGTGGAGCTCAAG AGGGAGGAGGCTGGCTCTCCTGTAGACTCAAAGACAGAG CAGTTCCTGGATAAACCAGAGGATGTGTTGCAGAAACATCAAGCCAGTATCAACGAGCTGAAAAGAGCGCTCAGAGAGCCCAACAGCAAACTGGTCCACAGAGAGAAACGTCTCTCTGGAGCTTCACCAGGAAGCACTCCAGAGAAAAATTCT GAGCCCCTTCTCACCCCAGCAATTCATGCGGAGCCTCAGGAGGAAGCCCAG AgagagccctgggagagacgttTGGGATCGGTGTCAGAAGACGACCCTGATCCGGAGACTCTGTACCTGAAGGAGACCCACCTGGGCATTGAGCGTAAATGCTCGAGTATCACTGTTAGCTCAACGTCCAGCCTGGAGGCTGAGGTGGATTTCACTGTCCTAATGGACTTCCAAACTGGCATCGAGGAATTTTCCAGAGGCATGACTGAGCTAGGAGAGAAAGACTTCTCACCTGAGTTTGGCTTCTCTGACCAGTCCACCCATCCAGCATTTATACTGGGAGCAGATCCTATCTTCCTACCTGAAGAGAGACCTGTGGAAGTACAGAGGCCCGTGCAGAAACCAAAGCCTGTTGTAGAACAGAAGACCTCGGAGGAACGTAAACCAGAG CCTTATGTACCCAAGAAAGCTCCACGGTCAGTGAAAGCTGCCAAAGCCCTGAGGAAAGACTCGACAGAACAAGCTAATGCCCAGTCAATGAGACGTGAGAGCTCAGAATCACCTCCGATTCATTCTCTCAGCAGAGAGAGCAGTGAAATCATTGCCACCCAGGCTCTGAGGAAAACCGAGGTCAAGATTGAAACACAGCCCAATGGCTCTGAGGTTACCACGACCATTATGGAGATTGCAGAACCG GATCATGGTATGAGCAGCATGCGAGAGGCTGTGTACTCCATGACAGAGAGAGTCTCTCCT GTGAATCTCGGAACATTAACAAGAGAGGGTTCTGGTTCTCCTTTAATTGTGACAGAGAATGTAACATCAGCCACTACAACTCATGTTACTAAG acggtAAAAGGAGGGTACTCAGAGACAAGAATTGAAAAGAGGATTATCATTACTGGTGATGATGATGTCGATCAAGATCAG GCGCTTGCCATGGCAATAAAAGAAGCCAAGCAACAGCACCCTGACATGTTGGTAACCAAGGCTGTAGTTGTCAGGGAAACAGAATCTTCCACTCAAGACTCACATGAGGAATTGAAG TCCTGA
- the LOC127420519 gene encoding band 4.1-like protein 1 isoform X2 produces the protein MSERGSALKNTADEDRRGHMDHDSKMSDEHRDTDDSSEKTPSRMSRSPQKSSKRPKTVPVKVILLDGSAYETGVEKLCKGQVLLDMVCEHLNLLEKDYFGLNFSDTESQKNWLDPSKEIKKQIRVGPWHFSFAVKFYPPDPSQLIEDITRYYLCLQLREDILSGCLPCSFVTHALLGSYAVQAELGDYDPEEHGPDYINEFRFAPNQTRELEERVVELHRTYRGMSPAEAEINFLENAKKLSMYGVDLHHAKDSEGIDIMLGVCASGLLIYRDRLRINRFAWPKILKISYKRSNFYIKIRPGEVEKKYEQFESTIGFKLPNHRASKRLWKVCIEHHTFFRLVSPEPPPKGFLVIGSKFRYSGRTQAQTRQASALIDRPAPQFERSVSRRYLLSRSIDGESALGDTMDHLSQHTSCEPVHSLSRDELDQDYLEHSLDQDLDQDQVYEQAEYERPESAFTPKTVELKREEAGSPVDSKTELDQDLAPRPNKEFLDKPEDVLQKHQASINELKRALREPNSKLVHREKRLSGASPGSTPEKNSEPLLTPAIHAEPQEEAQREPWERRLGSVSEDDPDPETLYLKETHLGIERKCSSITVSSTSSLEAEVDFTVLMDFQTGIEEFSRGMTELGEKDFSPEFGFSDQSTHPAFILGADPIFLPEERPVEVQRPVQKPKPVVEQKTSEERKPEPYVPKKAPRSVKAAKALRKDSTEQANAQSMRRESSESPPIHSLSRESSEIIATQALRKTEVKIETQPNGSEVTTTIMEIAEPDHGMSSMREAVYSMTERVSPVNLGTLTREGSGSPLIVTENVTSATTTHVTKTVKGGYSETRIEKRIIITGDDDVDQDQALAMAIKEAKQQHPDMLVTKAVVVRETESSTQDSHEELKS, from the exons AAGCTCTGCAAAGGGCAAGTGTTACTGGATATGGTGTGTGAACATCTCAATCTCTTGGAGAAGGACTACTTTGGCCTAAACTTCAGTGACACAGAGAGCCAAAAG AATTGGCTGGATCCTTCAAAAGAGATCAAGAAACAAATCCGTG TGGGTCCCTGGCATTTCTCCTTTGCGGTCAAGTTCTATCCTCCTGATCCCTCTCAGCTGATTGAAGACATCACACG GTATTACCTGTGTCTACAGCTGAGGGAGGACATACTGTCAGGTTGTTTGCCCTGCTCGTTTGTCACTCATGCTCTGCTAGGCTCCTACGCTGTTCAGGCTGAGCTTGGAGACTATGACCCAGAGGAACATGGGCCAGATTACATCAATGAGTTCCGCTTTGCCCCCAATCAGACCCGGGAGCTGGAGGAGAGGGTGGTGGAGCTTCACCGCACCTATAG GGGCATGAGTCCTGCAGAAGCTGAGATCAACTTCCTGGAGAATGCCAAGAAGCTCTCCATGTATGGCGTTGATCTCCATCATGCTAAG gacTCTGAAGGCATTGACATCATGCTGGGCGTGTGTGCCAGTGGCCTTTTGATCTACAGAGATCGGCTGCGTATCAACCGTTTTGCCTGGCCTAAGATCCTTAAAATCTCCTACAAGAGAAGCAACTTCTATATCAAGATCCGCCCTGGAGAGGTAGAGAAAAAG TATGAGCAGTTTGAGAGCACCATTGGCTTCAAGCTGCCCAACCACCGTGCCTCTAAGCGCTTGTGGAAGGTCTGCATTGAACACCACACCTTTTTCAG GTTGGTCTCTCCTGAGCCTCCACCCAAAGGGTTTCTAGTGATTGGCTCAAAGTTTCGCTACAGTGGGCGGACCCAAGCCCAGACTCGTCAAGCCAGTGCTTTGATTGACAGGCCAGCTCCTCAATTTGAACGATCGGTCAGTAGGAGGTACCTGCTGTCCCGCAGCATAGATGGAG AGTCTGCTTTAGGAGACACTATGGACCACCTCTCCCAGCACACCTCTTGTGAGCCTGTACACAGTCTTTCCAGAGATGAGCTGGACCAGGACTACCTGGAGCACAGTCTGGATCAGGACCTGGACCAAGATCAGGTTTACGAACAAGCTGAATATGAGCGTCCAGAGAGTGCCTTCACTCCTAAGACTGTGGAGCTCAAG AGGGAGGAGGCTGGCTCTCCTGTAGACTCAAAGACAGAG TTGGACCAGGACTTGGCCCCGCGTCCTAATAAGGAG TTCCTGGATAAACCAGAGGATGTGTTGCAGAAACATCAAGCCAGTATCAACGAGCTGAAAAGAGCGCTCAGAGAGCCCAACAGCAAACTGGTCCACAGAGAGAAACGTCTCTCTGGAGCTTCACCAGGAAGCACTCCAGAGAAAAATTCT GAGCCCCTTCTCACCCCAGCAATTCATGCGGAGCCTCAGGAGGAAGCCCAG AgagagccctgggagagacgttTGGGATCGGTGTCAGAAGACGACCCTGATCCGGAGACTCTGTACCTGAAGGAGACCCACCTGGGCATTGAGCGTAAATGCTCGAGTATCACTGTTAGCTCAACGTCCAGCCTGGAGGCTGAGGTGGATTTCACTGTCCTAATGGACTTCCAAACTGGCATCGAGGAATTTTCCAGAGGCATGACTGAGCTAGGAGAGAAAGACTTCTCACCTGAGTTTGGCTTCTCTGACCAGTCCACCCATCCAGCATTTATACTGGGAGCAGATCCTATCTTCCTACCTGAAGAGAGACCTGTGGAAGTACAGAGGCCCGTGCAGAAACCAAAGCCTGTTGTAGAACAGAAGACCTCGGAGGAACGTAAACCAGAG CCTTATGTACCCAAGAAAGCTCCACGGTCAGTGAAAGCTGCCAAAGCCCTGAGGAAAGACTCGACAGAACAAGCTAATGCCCAGTCAATGAGACGTGAGAGCTCAGAATCACCTCCGATTCATTCTCTCAGCAGAGAGAGCAGTGAAATCATTGCCACCCAGGCTCTGAGGAAAACCGAGGTCAAGATTGAAACACAGCCCAATGGCTCTGAGGTTACCACGACCATTATGGAGATTGCAGAACCG GATCATGGTATGAGCAGCATGCGAGAGGCTGTGTACTCCATGACAGAGAGAGTCTCTCCT GTGAATCTCGGAACATTAACAAGAGAGGGTTCTGGTTCTCCTTTAATTGTGACAGAGAATGTAACATCAGCCACTACAACTCATGTTACTAAG acggtAAAAGGAGGGTACTCAGAGACAAGAATTGAAAAGAGGATTATCATTACTGGTGATGATGATGTCGATCAAGATCAG GCGCTTGCCATGGCAATAAAAGAAGCCAAGCAACAGCACCCTGACATGTTGGTAACCAAGGCTGTAGTTGTCAGGGAAACAGAATCTTCCACTCAAGACTCACATGAGGAATTGAAG TCCTGA
- the LOC127420519 gene encoding band 4.1-like protein 1 isoform X9: MDLPMRPEWSQKLCKGQVLLDMVCEHLNLLEKDYFGLNFSDTESQKNWLDPSKEIKKQIRVGPWHFSFAVKFYPPDPSQLIEDITRYYLCLQLREDILSGCLPCSFVTHALLGSYAVQAELGDYDPEEHGPDYINEFRFAPNQTRELEERVVELHRTYRGMSPAEAEINFLENAKKLSMYGVDLHHAKDSEGIDIMLGVCASGLLIYRDRLRINRFAWPKILKISYKRSNFYIKIRPGEVEKKYEQFESTIGFKLPNHRASKRLWKVCIEHHTFFRLVSPEPPPKGFLVIGSKFRYSGRTQAQTRQASALIDRPAPQFERSVSRRYLLSRSIDGESALGDTMDHLSQHTSCEPVHSLSRDELDQDYLEHSLDQDLDQDQVYEQAEYERPESAFTPKTVELKREEAGSPVDSKTELDQDLAPRPNKEQFLDKPEDVLQKHQASINELKRALREPNSKLVHREKRLSGASPGSTPEKNSEPLLTPAIHAEPQEEAQREPWERRLGSVSEDDPDPETLYLKETHLGIERKCSSITVSSTSSLEAEVDFTVLMDFQTGIEEFSRGMTELGEKDFSPEFGFSDQSTHPAFILGADPIFLPEERPVEVQRPVQKPKPVVEQKTSEERKPEPYVPKKAPRSVKAAKALRKDSTEQANAQSMRRESSESPPIHSLSRESSEIIATQALRKTEVKIETQPNGSEVTTTIMEIAEPDHGMSSMREAVYSMTERVSPVNLGTLTREGSGSPLIVTENVTSATTTHVTKTVKGGYSETRIEKRIIITGDDDVDQDQALAMAIKEAKQQHPDMLVTKAVVVRETESSTQDSHEELKS; this comes from the exons tcagAAGCTCTGCAAAGGGCAAGTGTTACTGGATATGGTGTGTGAACATCTCAATCTCTTGGAGAAGGACTACTTTGGCCTAAACTTCAGTGACACAGAGAGCCAAAAG AATTGGCTGGATCCTTCAAAAGAGATCAAGAAACAAATCCGTG TGGGTCCCTGGCATTTCTCCTTTGCGGTCAAGTTCTATCCTCCTGATCCCTCTCAGCTGATTGAAGACATCACACG GTATTACCTGTGTCTACAGCTGAGGGAGGACATACTGTCAGGTTGTTTGCCCTGCTCGTTTGTCACTCATGCTCTGCTAGGCTCCTACGCTGTTCAGGCTGAGCTTGGAGACTATGACCCAGAGGAACATGGGCCAGATTACATCAATGAGTTCCGCTTTGCCCCCAATCAGACCCGGGAGCTGGAGGAGAGGGTGGTGGAGCTTCACCGCACCTATAG GGGCATGAGTCCTGCAGAAGCTGAGATCAACTTCCTGGAGAATGCCAAGAAGCTCTCCATGTATGGCGTTGATCTCCATCATGCTAAG gacTCTGAAGGCATTGACATCATGCTGGGCGTGTGTGCCAGTGGCCTTTTGATCTACAGAGATCGGCTGCGTATCAACCGTTTTGCCTGGCCTAAGATCCTTAAAATCTCCTACAAGAGAAGCAACTTCTATATCAAGATCCGCCCTGGAGAGGTAGAGAAAAAG TATGAGCAGTTTGAGAGCACCATTGGCTTCAAGCTGCCCAACCACCGTGCCTCTAAGCGCTTGTGGAAGGTCTGCATTGAACACCACACCTTTTTCAG GTTGGTCTCTCCTGAGCCTCCACCCAAAGGGTTTCTAGTGATTGGCTCAAAGTTTCGCTACAGTGGGCGGACCCAAGCCCAGACTCGTCAAGCCAGTGCTTTGATTGACAGGCCAGCTCCTCAATTTGAACGATCGGTCAGTAGGAGGTACCTGCTGTCCCGCAGCATAGATGGAG AGTCTGCTTTAGGAGACACTATGGACCACCTCTCCCAGCACACCTCTTGTGAGCCTGTACACAGTCTTTCCAGAGATGAGCTGGACCAGGACTACCTGGAGCACAGTCTGGATCAGGACCTGGACCAAGATCAGGTTTACGAACAAGCTGAATATGAGCGTCCAGAGAGTGCCTTCACTCCTAAGACTGTGGAGCTCAAG AGGGAGGAGGCTGGCTCTCCTGTAGACTCAAAGACAGAG TTGGACCAGGACTTGGCCCCGCGTCCTAATAAGGAG CAGTTCCTGGATAAACCAGAGGATGTGTTGCAGAAACATCAAGCCAGTATCAACGAGCTGAAAAGAGCGCTCAGAGAGCCCAACAGCAAACTGGTCCACAGAGAGAAACGTCTCTCTGGAGCTTCACCAGGAAGCACTCCAGAGAAAAATTCT GAGCCCCTTCTCACCCCAGCAATTCATGCGGAGCCTCAGGAGGAAGCCCAG AgagagccctgggagagacgttTGGGATCGGTGTCAGAAGACGACCCTGATCCGGAGACTCTGTACCTGAAGGAGACCCACCTGGGCATTGAGCGTAAATGCTCGAGTATCACTGTTAGCTCAACGTCCAGCCTGGAGGCTGAGGTGGATTTCACTGTCCTAATGGACTTCCAAACTGGCATCGAGGAATTTTCCAGAGGCATGACTGAGCTAGGAGAGAAAGACTTCTCACCTGAGTTTGGCTTCTCTGACCAGTCCACCCATCCAGCATTTATACTGGGAGCAGATCCTATCTTCCTACCTGAAGAGAGACCTGTGGAAGTACAGAGGCCCGTGCAGAAACCAAAGCCTGTTGTAGAACAGAAGACCTCGGAGGAACGTAAACCAGAG CCTTATGTACCCAAGAAAGCTCCACGGTCAGTGAAAGCTGCCAAAGCCCTGAGGAAAGACTCGACAGAACAAGCTAATGCCCAGTCAATGAGACGTGAGAGCTCAGAATCACCTCCGATTCATTCTCTCAGCAGAGAGAGCAGTGAAATCATTGCCACCCAGGCTCTGAGGAAAACCGAGGTCAAGATTGAAACACAGCCCAATGGCTCTGAGGTTACCACGACCATTATGGAGATTGCAGAACCG GATCATGGTATGAGCAGCATGCGAGAGGCTGTGTACTCCATGACAGAGAGAGTCTCTCCT GTGAATCTCGGAACATTAACAAGAGAGGGTTCTGGTTCTCCTTTAATTGTGACAGAGAATGTAACATCAGCCACTACAACTCATGTTACTAAG acggtAAAAGGAGGGTACTCAGAGACAAGAATTGAAAAGAGGATTATCATTACTGGTGATGATGATGTCGATCAAGATCAG GCGCTTGCCATGGCAATAAAAGAAGCCAAGCAACAGCACCCTGACATGTTGGTAACCAAGGCTGTAGTTGTCAGGGAAACAGAATCTTCCACTCAAGACTCACATGAGGAATTGAAG TCCTGA